In a genomic window of Passer domesticus isolate bPasDom1 chromosome 3, bPasDom1.hap1, whole genome shotgun sequence:
- the SAMD5 gene encoding sterile alpha motif domain-containing protein 5 → MCTNIVYEWLKTLQLPQYAESFVDNGYDDLEVCKQIGDPDLDAIGVAVPHHRRRIHEAVRRLKEADERAAGLYFTLEPPPPPPAPAGRCPRRAGGPQEPRRGAAPRARPGGRRGAAGGGGLVAYPRLKLKIMIRDKLIRDGINLSKPPYSNKG, encoded by the coding sequence ATGTGCACCAACATAGTCTACGAGTGGCTGAAgaccctgcagctcccccagTACGCGGAGTCCTTCGTCGATAATGGCTACGACGACCTGGAGGTCTGCAAGCAGATCGGCGACCCGGACCTGGATGCCATCGGCGTGGCCGTGCCCCACCACCGGCGCCGAATCCACGAAGCCGTGCGGCGGCTGAAGGAGGCGGACGAGAGGGCGGCGGGGCTCTACTTCACCctggagccgccgccgccgccgcccgcccccgccgggCGCTGTCCCCGCCGGGCGGGGGGGCCGCAGGAGCCGCGGCGGGGGGCGGCCCccagggcccggcccggcgggcggcggggggcggccggcggcggggggcTGGTCGCCTACCCCCGGCTGAAGCTGAAGATCATGATCCGGGACAAGCTCATCCGCGACGGCATCAACCTGAGTAAACCGCCCTACTCCAACAAG